The following are encoded in a window of Corythoichthys intestinalis isolate RoL2023-P3 chromosome 8, ASM3026506v1, whole genome shotgun sequence genomic DNA:
- the socs7 gene encoding suppressor of cytokine signaling 7 isoform X2 has product MTSNAQEMSPDFVLMRLVSAAEEDRPDAESGTTPPGGVVVAGLGRDALAHKAALELSLDAGLERNKAPDPAAPDRGDSRGLTCAPSRPHSPAPAAGCEFGAGLRPQLLVFSDLVRNRDGILELNQQRTHLGLEMQSPGASCSEPASGNSAQTPEEAQQQQNQLDRTWGACRPVQGSTEQQGSAVVCHKRRHLAGSPEWPSSSGGSTPLAVIDPGWTCPSRDREGAVLELARRFGELGVGAVPKMLLKAGELPQCACQGAHAPGEEHADDPAVTSDALLVLEGLGSDDVAGLGLQDDRERHRHFLVSTKPVLRDKTCDEVSVKGSRATEPVSQTSSRACSQASTPRRRPGRCASAPRTPDGDAGTTSGTPKSRKGSLRIRLSRLFRTKSCSGSSHLLDQDRRTTAGGLTDTSAPGPALDSDSLEREANRLSRAHSAFSPTALAAFTGETVSLVDVDISRRGTANTPHPPTPPPPPRRSLSLLDAFLRALPHSNPSPADAPPVSRQAPPPVLCALRRSEASNFTASLRELEKCGWYWGPMNWEDAEMKLKGKPDGSFLVRDSSDPRYILSLSFRSQGITHHTRMEHYRGTFSLWCHPKFEDRCHSVVEFIERAIMHSKNGKFLYFLRSRVPGLPPTPVQLLYPVSRFSNVKSLQHLCRFCIRQIVRIDHIQQLPLPRSLVSYLSKFYYYDPEEEMYLSIKSIRAALEAHT; this is encoded by the exons ATGACGAGTAACGCGCAGGAAATGTCGCCCGACTTCGTCCTCATGCGCCTCGTCTCCGCCGCCGAGGAGGACCGCCCGGATGCGGAGAGTGGCACCACGCCGCCAGGGGGGGTCGTGGTGGCGGGGCTTGGCCGGGACGCGCTGGCTCACAAAGCGGCCTTGGAACTCAGCCTAGACGCGGGCCTCGAGCGGAACAAAGCCCCCGACCCGGCTGCACCTGACCGCGGCGACAGCCGAGGCCTGACGTGTGCGCCTTCCAGGCCGCATAGCCCCGCGCCAGCTGCTGGATGCGAGTTCGGTGCGGGTCTGCGGCCTCAGCTGCTTGTTTTCTCGGACCTTGTACGGAATAGGGACGGGATATTAGAACTGAACCAGCAAAGGACTCATTTGGGATTGGAAATGCAAAGCCCGGGGGCCAGTTGCTCCGAGCCCGCGTCGGGTAACAGCGCTCAGACGCCTGAAGAAGCCCAGCAACAGCAGAATCAACTGGACAGGACCTGGGGGGCGTGTCGTCCGGTCCAGGGGTCAACAGAGCAGCAAGGATCTGCAGTAGTGTGCCACAAACGCCGCCACCTAGCGGGCTCACCCGAGTGGCCCTCTTCGTCCGGGGGGTCCACCCCACTGGCTGTCATCGACCCCGGATGGACGTGCCCGAGCCGGGACCGAGAAGGAGCCGTGTTAGAGCTGGCCCGGAGATTTGGCGAGCTGGGTGTGGGCGCGGTACCAAAGATGCTCCTCAAAGCGGGCGAGCTCCCTCAGTGTGCGTGTCAGGGGGCTCACGCCCCGGGCGAGGAGCACGCCGATGACCCGGCCGTCACCAGTGACGCCCTGCTGGTTCTGGAAGGCCTCGGCAGCGACGACGTGGCCGGCCTGGGCCTGCAAGACGACCGGGAGAGGCACCGGCACTTTCTAGTCAGCACCAAACCGGTACTCCGAGACAAAACGTGCGATGAAGTCAGCGTCAAAGGGTCCAGAGCAACCGAACCGGTTTCGCAGACCTCCTCTCGGGCCTGCAGCCAAGCGTCCACTCCCCGCAGAAGGCCCGGGAGGTGCGCCAGCGCCCCGCGGACACCTGATGGGGACGCCGGGACGACAAGTGGTACCCCTAAGTCCAGGAAGGGTTCGCTGAGGATTCGCCTGAGCAGGTTGTTCCGTACCAAGAGCTGCAGCGGCTCATCGCACCTTCTGGACCAGGACCGCAGGACCACCGCCGGTGGGCTGACGGACACGAGCGCGCCTGGACCTGCGTTGGACTCGGACAG CCTGGAGCGCGAGGCCAACAGGCTGAGCCGGGCCCACAGTGCCTTCTCCCCCACCGCCCTCGCTGCCTTCACTG GTGAGACGGTGTCTCTGGTGGATGTGGACATCTCTCGGCGAGGGACTGCCAATACGCCTCACCCCCCAACGCCGCCGCCTCCACCGCGACGAAGTCTCAGCCTTTTAG ACGCTTTCCTGAGGGCGCTTCCTCATTCCAACCCATCCCCGGCCGATGCGCCGCCTGTTTCTAGGCAGGCCCCGCCGCCCGTGCTCTGTGCCCTCCGAAGGTCCGAAGCCAGTAACTTCACTGCCAGCCTCCGAGAGTTGGAGAAG TGTGGCTGGTACTGGGGTCCGATGAACTGGGAGGATGCGGAGATGAAGCTGAAGGGCAAACCCGATGGATCTTTCCTGGTTCGAGATAGCTCCGACCCGAGATACATCCTCAGCCTCAGTTTCCGCTCGCAGGGCATCACGCATCACACGCGCATGGAGCACTACCGCG gcacATTCAGTTTATGGTGTCACCCCAAATTTGAGGATCGTTGCCACTCGGTGGTGGAGTTCATCGAGCGTGCCATCATGCACTCAAAGAATGGAAAGTTCCTCTACTTCCTGCGCTCCAGAGTACCAG GACTTCCTCCGACGCCGGTGCAACTTCTGTATCCCGTGTCTCGCTTCAGCAACGTCAAGTCTCTGCAGCACCTCTGCAGATTCTGTATACGGCAAATCGTGCGCATTGATCACATCCAACAACTTCCACTGCCCAG
- the socs7 gene encoding suppressor of cytokine signaling 7 isoform X1 → MTSNAQEMSPDFVLMRLVSAAEEDRPDAESGTTPPGGVVVAGLGRDALAHKAALELSLDAGLERNKAPDPAAPDRGDSRGLTCAPSRPHSPAPAAGCEFGAGLRPQLLVFSDLVRNRDGILELNQQRTHLGLEMQSPGASCSEPASGNSAQTPEEAQQQQNQLDRTWGACRPVQGSTEQQGSAVVCHKRRHLAGSPEWPSSSGGSTPLAVIDPGWTCPSRDREGAVLELARRFGELGVGAVPKMLLKAGELPQCACQGAHAPGEEHADDPAVTSDALLVLEGLGSDDVAGLGLQDDRERHRHFLVSTKPVLRDKTCDEVSVKGSRATEPVSQTSSRACSQASTPRRRPGRCASAPRTPDGDAGTTSGTPKSRKGSLRIRLSRLFRTKSCSGSSHLLDQDRRTTAGGLTDTSAPGPALDSDSLEREANRLSRAHSAFSPTALAAFTGETVSLVDVDISRRGTANTPHPPTPPPPPRRSLSLLDGFTGPQSGGFLLSVMGASLQSLPLPLPPPVPPSHATMQHSLSLNDAFLRALPHSNPSPADAPPVSRQAPPPVLCALRRSEASNFTASLRELEKCGWYWGPMNWEDAEMKLKGKPDGSFLVRDSSDPRYILSLSFRSQGITHHTRMEHYRGTFSLWCHPKFEDRCHSVVEFIERAIMHSKNGKFLYFLRSRVPGLPPTPVQLLYPVSRFSNVKSLQHLCRFCIRQIVRIDHIQQLPLPRSLVSYLSKFYYYDPEEEMYLSIKSIRAALEAHT, encoded by the exons ATGACGAGTAACGCGCAGGAAATGTCGCCCGACTTCGTCCTCATGCGCCTCGTCTCCGCCGCCGAGGAGGACCGCCCGGATGCGGAGAGTGGCACCACGCCGCCAGGGGGGGTCGTGGTGGCGGGGCTTGGCCGGGACGCGCTGGCTCACAAAGCGGCCTTGGAACTCAGCCTAGACGCGGGCCTCGAGCGGAACAAAGCCCCCGACCCGGCTGCACCTGACCGCGGCGACAGCCGAGGCCTGACGTGTGCGCCTTCCAGGCCGCATAGCCCCGCGCCAGCTGCTGGATGCGAGTTCGGTGCGGGTCTGCGGCCTCAGCTGCTTGTTTTCTCGGACCTTGTACGGAATAGGGACGGGATATTAGAACTGAACCAGCAAAGGACTCATTTGGGATTGGAAATGCAAAGCCCGGGGGCCAGTTGCTCCGAGCCCGCGTCGGGTAACAGCGCTCAGACGCCTGAAGAAGCCCAGCAACAGCAGAATCAACTGGACAGGACCTGGGGGGCGTGTCGTCCGGTCCAGGGGTCAACAGAGCAGCAAGGATCTGCAGTAGTGTGCCACAAACGCCGCCACCTAGCGGGCTCACCCGAGTGGCCCTCTTCGTCCGGGGGGTCCACCCCACTGGCTGTCATCGACCCCGGATGGACGTGCCCGAGCCGGGACCGAGAAGGAGCCGTGTTAGAGCTGGCCCGGAGATTTGGCGAGCTGGGTGTGGGCGCGGTACCAAAGATGCTCCTCAAAGCGGGCGAGCTCCCTCAGTGTGCGTGTCAGGGGGCTCACGCCCCGGGCGAGGAGCACGCCGATGACCCGGCCGTCACCAGTGACGCCCTGCTGGTTCTGGAAGGCCTCGGCAGCGACGACGTGGCCGGCCTGGGCCTGCAAGACGACCGGGAGAGGCACCGGCACTTTCTAGTCAGCACCAAACCGGTACTCCGAGACAAAACGTGCGATGAAGTCAGCGTCAAAGGGTCCAGAGCAACCGAACCGGTTTCGCAGACCTCCTCTCGGGCCTGCAGCCAAGCGTCCACTCCCCGCAGAAGGCCCGGGAGGTGCGCCAGCGCCCCGCGGACACCTGATGGGGACGCCGGGACGACAAGTGGTACCCCTAAGTCCAGGAAGGGTTCGCTGAGGATTCGCCTGAGCAGGTTGTTCCGTACCAAGAGCTGCAGCGGCTCATCGCACCTTCTGGACCAGGACCGCAGGACCACCGCCGGTGGGCTGACGGACACGAGCGCGCCTGGACCTGCGTTGGACTCGGACAG CCTGGAGCGCGAGGCCAACAGGCTGAGCCGGGCCCACAGTGCCTTCTCCCCCACCGCCCTCGCTGCCTTCACTG GTGAGACGGTGTCTCTGGTGGATGTGGACATCTCTCGGCGAGGGACTGCCAATACGCCTCACCCCCCAACGCCGCCGCCTCCACCGCGACGAAGTCTCAGCCTTTTAG ACGGCTTCACGGGTCCCCAGTCGGGCGGCTTCCTGTTGAGTGTGATGGGTGCGTCCCTGCAGTCCCTCCCCTTGCCACTCCCCCCTCCTGTTCCTCCCTCGCACGCCACCATGCAGCACAGCCTCAGCCTCAACG ACGCTTTCCTGAGGGCGCTTCCTCATTCCAACCCATCCCCGGCCGATGCGCCGCCTGTTTCTAGGCAGGCCCCGCCGCCCGTGCTCTGTGCCCTCCGAAGGTCCGAAGCCAGTAACTTCACTGCCAGCCTCCGAGAGTTGGAGAAG TGTGGCTGGTACTGGGGTCCGATGAACTGGGAGGATGCGGAGATGAAGCTGAAGGGCAAACCCGATGGATCTTTCCTGGTTCGAGATAGCTCCGACCCGAGATACATCCTCAGCCTCAGTTTCCGCTCGCAGGGCATCACGCATCACACGCGCATGGAGCACTACCGCG gcacATTCAGTTTATGGTGTCACCCCAAATTTGAGGATCGTTGCCACTCGGTGGTGGAGTTCATCGAGCGTGCCATCATGCACTCAAAGAATGGAAAGTTCCTCTACTTCCTGCGCTCCAGAGTACCAG GACTTCCTCCGACGCCGGTGCAACTTCTGTATCCCGTGTCTCGCTTCAGCAACGTCAAGTCTCTGCAGCACCTCTGCAGATTCTGTATACGGCAAATCGTGCGCATTGATCACATCCAACAACTTCCACTGCCCAG